The following DNA comes from Camelina sativa cultivar DH55 chromosome 14, Cs, whole genome shotgun sequence.
TCTTCTAAATCACCATTTAGAAAGGCggtttttacatccatttgatggatttcCAGGTCTCTTAATGCTGCAATCCCGATTAGCATTCTAATTGATGTTATTCTCGTTACAGGAGAATAGGTGTCAAAGAAATCAAGACCTTCTTTTTGTCAGAATCCTTGCACCACAAGTCTAGCTTTGTACTTATCAATAGAGCCatcagtttttaattttgttctgaAGATCCATTTACACCCTAGTGGTTTAAACCCTTCAGGTAGGTCAACTATCTCCCATGTATGATTTTGCATAATGGAGTTGATCTCACTATTAACGGCTTCCTTCCATAAAGGAGCGTCGGGTGTAGTCATGGCTTCATTATATGTTCTTGGTTCGTTCTCTGCAAGAAGAACCATCAAGAAATCTTCACCGTAAGTTTTTCCCTGGCGAGCTCGTTTGCTACGTCTAGGTTCTTTTTCTACTTGTTTTACCGAGGTACCAGAGGTACTGGCCTCATTAGTAGTGGTGATTGCATCTCTCTCTTCCCAAGTGCGTTTCAGATTTTGTGTATCCTTACacgggaaaatattttcaaagaaAGACGCATTTCTTGATTCCATTATTGTATTAACATGAATATTCGGAATATCTGATTTGTGAACCATAAACCGATAAGCACTACTGTTGTGTGCATATCCAATAAAAATACAATCAACGGTTTTAGGTCCGACAGTAACCTTCTTTGGAGGTGGCACTGCGACTTTAGCGAGGCACCCCCACACTTTTAGGTATTTGTACGATGGTACATTTCCTTTCCAAAGTTGATAAGGCGTATCGCCGGTTGTTTTGTGCGGTATTTTATTCAGAATGAGGTTTGTGGTAAGCAAAGCTTCCCCCCACAGATTCTGTGGTAACCCCGATTCCTGCAACATTGCATTCATCATTTCTTTCAGAGTTCGGTTTTTTCGTTCCGCAACTCCGTTAGATTCCGGTGAATAGGGAGCAGTAGTTTGATGTATAATACCATTTTCTTGACAAAAGTCATTAAAAGGTCCATCATACTCGCCTCCTCTATCACTTCTTACTACCTTGATAGTTTTTGAGAGTTGATTTTCAACTTCGGTTTTATATTCTTTGAATTTCTCCAAGACCTCGTCTTTACTACGTAACAAGTAAACGTAGCAATATTTTGTACAATCATCtatgaaagtaacaaaatactttttacCGCCTCTAGATTGTACGTATTTTAAATCGCACAAATCTGTGTGTATTAATTCTAGAGGTTTGGTTGCTCTTTCAACACGAGGTGATGGTGTTTTTGTGAGTTTCGCTTGAACGCAtacttcacatttttctttggGTATTTTGCATTTTGGGATTAtgttcaaattaattaatctttgcAAAGATTTATAATTCACATGTCCTAATCGTTCATGCCATAAATTAGAAGACTCAACCAAATAAGCAACTGAATTTTTATTCATGGAATTGTTTGAAACAGAAGTAGAAGCTACATCATTTTTCTTAAGGATTGTTGCAACACACAGCTTAACAAGTCCTCCCTTAACAAAACCTTTGCCAATAAAGACACCATTCTTCCTCAGAGTCATCTGATCGGACGCAAGGTTAGCAGCAAAGCCATGCTTGCTCAATAGGGTCCCAGAGACCAGATTCTTCCTCATGTCTGGAACATGCTTCACGTTGTGGAGCGTGACGGCCATTCCGGAAGTCATCTTCAAGACCACCTTTCCGGTTCCAACGATCTTGGAGTGAGACACATTGCCCATCATCAGATTCTCACCAGACTTGGATTTCTGATAAGTGCTGAACATGTCTCTGTGAATGCAGATGTGGGTAGTGGCTCCAGTGTCGTACCACCACTCCCTTGGGTTCTCATTGTTCATCACCACATTTTCTTCCGTGACGACCGCACACAAGTCTTTTTCAGTCAAATTGGCTTGATTTTTACCCTTGTCTTTGCTGCGATATTCAGCGGTTTTGTGACCTTTCTTGCCACAGTAGCTGCACTTTCCagcaattttaaaaacaaaaagtatcaTTGACGCACATGTCACATTTTATTGGATAATCTTCAAATTCATTCTATAAAGAGCGTCTTCAAGGGCAGCTACTAATCATCAATATCACTTCCAagtccaagaaaaaaaagtaagtagaaacaaaactaagatccaaaaaaaagaaaaatggagatcTTGATATATTTGTCCTGGGTTTTGTTGCTTACCCCCTTCTCCATTaatctttttataaagaagaagaaaaaccctagttctaaTCTTCGACTTCCTCCGGGCCCTCGAGGTCTTCCGATCCTTGGAATCTTGCACCGTTCCACAGGAGTGTAGGACCGcgaaaatccaaatattttagATAACGAATATGATGCATATGTAAAACGATAAAGAAAGAATAGATTCTCGGAGGCGAGATATGATCTCTTTCCATAACCCAAAGTAGCTCCCGCAGTGTGGCGGATTAGTGAGTACATggatcccaggatacaaccgagACGAGCCCGAATCACAGCACTTGATTTCGGACTCAAACGAACGTTGGCTCAACGATACACTCTTGATAACACTTACGTTtcttagagagagaaagaggagtgagagagagttggaCTTTTgctgttttgagttttgtttcttcGCAAGTGTATGAAACAATGAACGAGAGAGCTCTGTATTTATATGGAGAGAACGACGAGATGCTCTCCACAAAATCTGGGCTCGTGGACTGAGATATCGGGGAGTTGAGGTGAGCTGAAGACGCGCCCGAGTATCACACGTTAGCGAGATTTCCGGAACGACTAACTCTTCCGTTTGGAGTTGATAAGATTTCAACTCTCGACTTCATTATGCAAAACGACATATCTTGTTGGACCTAAAGGCCCATTAACCAAGACCCAAACTCGAGCTCAGTTTGATACGACACAAAGGCATGTGTGGTTTGCGTAACGGTCACTCATCTCAAGCTAACCACTTCTCATTCATTATAACAACGATTTTGACAAGTAACTACACTATGTTATAGTGCTCATTACAAGGAATCCAAAGAATCCTTAAACCGGTTATTCCGATGATGGACATCACCGGAAAATTCACCGGAAAGATGGCTAAAGCTATGTTGTCAAAATTGTAGTTCCAACAAGGAGTCCCTCACAGGTGGTGGTATCAGCTGTCAGCCAAATACGGACCCGTGATGGCTCTTCCTCTAGGGTTTGCGTCAGCTGTTGTGATCTCCTCAAGAGAAGCAGCTGAAGAAGTTCTCAAAACCAATGATCTTGAGACATGTAGTCGACCAAAGGTGATGGCGGCACGTAAACTCTCGTATAACTTGAAAGACATCACTTTTGCACATTACAGTGACTCTTGGAGAGAGAATCGTAAAGTTTCGATGGTGGAGCTTTTGAACTTCAAAAAGCTTCAATCTTTTAAGTTCATAAGAGAGGAAGAGATGGATTTCGTGGTGAAGAAGATATCCAATTCGGCTTTGGAACAATCTCTCGTGGCCGTGGATCTAAGCCAGATTTTTATGTGTCTCGTCGCCAACATCTTATGTAGATCAGCGTTAGGACAGAACTTGCACACGAACAAGTTTTTTGACGAGAAGAAAATCGCAAAGCTTGTTGTACAAGGCTCCCTAGCCACATGTCATTTTGGTTTCTCTGATTTCTTTCCTGGCAAATTAGAAAACTTTGCAGATTGGTTGTTCCAAAGGAAAAAAGGACAACTAAAGAGAACGTTTAAGGAGCTTGATGACTTTTACCAACATGTGATTGATGATCACTTGAAGTCATTAGATGGACCGAAAAGTACAGATCCTTCTGCCGATATCGTTACCGGGATGCTGGATTTGGTTGATAAAAATGGAACTACTGATATGGATCAAGTCAAAGGAGTACTCATGGTACGTAAAACCTTCTATCATGCATCACTCGATAAtctttattttctcctttttttgttttcgagtcctataagtctataacactcatgtgaattatatatatactggcTAAAAAGATGATGTATCCATCTCCAACATTAACTGCTTAATTAACTACAAccacatattttttcttctaactaTATGTGAATCTACTTTACATGCATGCAGAATATTTTTCTAGGAGGGATAGATACAATTGCCATAATTCTGATATGGGCAATGACAGAACTCATTAGAAACCCAAGAGTGATGAAGAAAGCACAAGAAGAGATTCGAGCTGTCCTCGgagggaaaagagaaaagatcacTGAAGAAGACCTAGAGAAAGTTGAATACTTGAAGCTCATAGTCAAGGAAACATTAAGATTGCATCCATCAGTTCCATCTATACCTAGAGAATCAATGTCTCAATTAACGATCCAAGGCTATGATATCCCTGCAAAGACGTGGATGTACATCAACGTATGGGCGATTGGACGAGACCCCAAGATTTGGGAAAACCCTGAAGATTTCATTCCTGAGCGGTTCATTAATAGTGCTTTTAATTTCAAGGGACAAAACTTTGAGTTCTTACCCTTTGGTTCTGGTCGGAGAGCCTGTCCCGCGGTTTCAATGGCCAGCACTACATTAGAATTGTGTCTCTTGAATATGCTTTACTTCTTTGATTGGAATTTACCTAATGGGATGGTCGGCGAAGACATTGATATGGGAGATGTTGGTAATATCTCCTTTTACAAGAAAGAACCTCTCCTCCTTGTTCCCGTTAAACACCACTAACGAGAtcgtcaaaaaaataatttcaattaaacatTTGTCATTTTGTTTGAAAGCTTTAATTAAGTACACCTTTGAAGATTGTTTGTTGTATCTTTATCgcttttatcaattaaaaagtgttttaatttcttatataaaaaaaaagtattttactCATTGTAGAGATAAAAAAGTGTTTCTATTACTTCTTTATTATTgctatattactttttatatgaaataaaacgtgtttttatttcttctttatcaTTGCTAGATATCCATTAAGTATGTTTAATATCTTACTGAAAGAgtttattatcggtccaagtGAGATCCGTTCGAGATAGAGTTATTATCACCAGGAGGCGtgttaaaatctcatatgtggtccttggtttgaaggagagattgttgggatacaaaccaaATCACACATCTGatatttaaatcattaatatataaagaattagagtcaatctactaattgccaattggtttttagttagaagtcCAAAATAAGCTCAAATTTAACACttactttattaaatttatttaaatttgtaattataaaagaaaattttataaaaccaatGATATAAATGCATGTGTCAAATGgatatccaaacaaaaatgaGAAACGTTTCTCAAAGAAGGATTTTCCTAAAGTACTCtcttaaatttgttaatatatttattatttaattgggtGAGAACCTCATCACCATCCActtgatttttagaaacaacTTCAATCCTcagtattttcaaaaaatataaactgGATATTCACCCAATAATAAAGAAGaacatatattagtttttttgtagAATTGTAGTGATGGAGGGACGTTCTTAGAAATATCAAAACCCTATTACTCTATTAGAAGAGCCACGTAGAGAATGATCGGGGGGACACAAACTTCTACTTCCCATCCACGTAGAGAACGATGAGGCTAATGCTTTGACGCGAAACCAAGCTTACTATATTTGACCAAAGCTACTACTTTGGATTATTATCATATCTATCATCTTTTTATAAGAGTACATTATACGTGatagaaattgtataaaaagtGTAACATTGAAATACGAAACccagaaaagaaacagagccaCCAAAAATGTCCATCTTCTTAATTttcctctccctctccctcgTACTACCCCTTATCTTAATCTTCTTGAAACCTTCGAAATGGAAGCTTCCTCCTGGCCCAAGGAAGCTCCCGATCATCGGAAACTTACACCAACGCCGAGAATTAAACCCCAGGAATCGTCGTGATCTCTCCGATAAGTACGGACCAGTGGTGCTCCTCCGATACGGATTCGTCCCCGTGGTGGTGATCTCGTCCAAGGAAGCAGCAGAGGAAGTTGTAAAGATCCACGATCTTGAGTGTTGTAGCCGACCGGAGACAGCCGGGACCAGAAGGATCTCTTACAACTTCAAAGACGTCGGATTCGCACCTTACGGTGAAGACTGGAGAGCGATGAGGAAGCTCTTGGTGATCGAGCTTTTCAGCTCGAAGAAACTTCAATCTTGTAGGTATATCAGAGAGGAAGAGAACGACTTGTGTGTCAAGAAACTCTCTGGTCTTGCTACGACACGATCTCCTGTGAAACTTGACAAAACCCTTTTCACTCTTGTCGGGAATATAGTGTGTAGGATCGGGTTCGGGCTAAATCTCCGTGGGTGTGAGTTCGTCCATGAAGATAGCATAGTTGATCTTGTGGACAAGTCTGAAGCGGTCATAAGGGAGTCTATGTTCTCTGATCTCTTTCGCGGAAGATTCGGTAGGCTCATCGAGTGGATCTCTGGTCAGAACAAGAGATTGAACAATCTTTTCTCGGAACTAGACACTTTCTTTCAAAATATTCTCGATGATCATCTTAATAAGCTTCGAAGAGAGAGCTCTGATATTATTGACGTGATGATCGATATGAtgaagaagcaagaaagaaatGGAGATTCTTTCAAGCTCACCATTGATCATCTCAAAGGGATGATCTCggtaaatatataatgtttcaaGTTCTTATTTAATCTTGCAACATACCATTCGTGACTTAAgtgttttgtttctatatatgtcAGGATATATTCCTAGCAGGGGTTAGTACAAGTGCTACCACATTGGTATGGGCAATGACTGAGCTGATCAGGAGCCCGAGAGTGATGAAGAAAGTGCAAGACGAGATTCGGACAACGCTTGGGGACAAGAAGGAGAGAATCACAGAAGAAGATCTAAGCCAACTTGACTACTTTAAGCTCATGGTCAAGGAGATATACAGGTTACATCCAGCAGCTCCGTTATTGCTCCCAAGAGAGGCATTGTCTCATATCAAGATCCAAGGATACGATATCCCTCCAAAAACACACATCATTATCAACGCTTATGCGATTGCACGTGATCCAAAACTATGGGAAAATCCAGATGAGTTCAACCCTGATAGGTTTCTCAACTGTTCCATAGATTACAGGGGACTCAACTTTGAGCTTATACCGTTTGGATCTGGTAGGAGAATGTGTCCAGGGATGACGATGGGAAACACACTAGTTGAACTGGGATTGTTGAACTTGCTTTACTTCTTTGATTGGGGATTGCTGGAGAAGGAAGAAGCCATGGAGATCATCACCGGAAATGAAGTTGCTCTTGACCTCGTTCAAGTTCTTCACCATTaaatatatggtttaatttGGCTATGTAATGTTTGTAATACAGTAAGAGTAGTTATGAAATATGTCCATTAGTATACTTTCTCTTGCTTCTCGACAGTTCCGTAGATTACAGAGGACTTAACTTTGAGCTTTTACCGTTTGGCTCTGGTAGAAATGCTTTTAAAATAGAACTGATCATAAGTACCCTTTGacagtgaaagaagaagaaaatttcttgtattttgatttttcaaagaTTGGTTTGAACAAATGTGATCAGAGACGTTACAACAGTGTAATAAAAATGGAGAAAGGTACAGTATTTCATCTAACCAAATGATACATCAAATCAATAGTAGTTGTCTCTGTAATTATTCCTCTGGTAATATTGATTGTTATTCTGCGGACGATCTAACCCAGCAGTAAACTCCGTCGACAGGAGACTCGCCTTCATAGTTCTTCCTTCTGGTTCCTTGAGATACATTTTGTCATCCAAGTACGCCATTATATCGGCTATGATCAGTTGAAGATCCTTCGTGTCCTTTTTCGCCCTCAATCTCTGCAAGAAATGCTCTCTCACAACATTCACAACTTTCACAAACTGCGATTTGTACCGCTGATGAAGACCAAACCCTGCCgtctacacacacacacacgaaaACAGATATCATCAGTTATGATTTGAAAAcgtttttttctatttacaatTGTCAATTGAAATCGGTGCTTTCTAAGGACCTGGAGAAAGGCGTTTAAGGCTGTTGCAGTAACTCTGTTGTTGGCTGAGATATTGTTAAGAAACCTGGCTAACCAAGCCCATCCATGTTCTATCCCATGAATGTTAGTAGCATTGCCACCTCGAATATCGGTCTGTAATTTATCAGACAAATAAGGAAACTTACATTACAGGACTACAGAAATGGCAATGCATAAGAGATAATTCATAAAAGAGGCAAAAAACCTGGACTAGTGCACCGTAGAGCCTCATTATGGAACTTAGGCGTTCATATGCTTCTGAATCCCAAGCTGTCTGAATTTATTAGAAATGATTATTAAGAAAAGCAAAGGTCACTAAcaatttttgtcaaaataatttttaaagaagGTCAGGTACCTGTGAGTTTACAATATGCTTAGGGACAGTGTAAATGCAAGCTTTGTGGAATTCAGCAAGAAGAATATCCATAGCTTGTGGAAACTGTGGGCATTAATGGTAGATGATATTCAATAACAGTAACAAGTACAAGAATCCACcgtaaaatattgaaaatcaaAAGCAGATTTTGTACCTGCGACGTGACGTAAACAATGACGTAGCTGCATGCAAATGGGTTTCGGTCAGTGGTGGAGACCATCTGAAAGAATCAGCAAAACAATAATGGCATCCATCTCAGTCAGAAGATAATCCAACATATGAACATATCAAAGAGTTCTTTACCAATTAGACCCAAGCACAacaatttttgtcattttcaacATGCAACAGTACAATATGTATTTATGAATAGGTGAATGCTTAACTGAGCAGACATAAAAAGTTACCTTCTTCGCAAAAGTTGCAATACTGATGGATACCGGACAACTAGGgtctttaaatattttgacaATTTCATTGATTTTCGCACTGCAAAAAGCCCAAGCCAGAAATAGTTAAACACAAGGAAGAATTAACCAAACTCCATGAGGGACGCCTAAGCAAGGTTATACCAAATGCTTTAAAGTTGACATTTCACAAGTAAAACAAGATTCCCAGTATAAAATGCTAAAAAAAGATAGGCATATACCACTAGAGGAGAAAAGCAAAGCTGCAATGGAATGTAAAAGATGTTCTTAACCTTGTCAAGGGGAAAAACTGACAGATTACAGGCAGAAACCATGAACCATACCTTACATTATCTTTTACCCCAGTTATTTGCTTTATCACCCTTGCAATATGTTTTTCAAAACTGCTAAAGTCCTACAAATAGTAAAAACACTCATAACTTGTGAGCAAATATGGATGATAATACAGATTAAAACGTAAGAAATGGATAGGTACCTGATTTGAACTTGATTTTAGCGATTGGTTAATTGCTCCTAACTCTTCAAGCTTCTTCAATCTGTGCTTCTCCAATGTCAAAGCACTTTCTGCAGCTTGGATTGATTTACCTTccacaattaataaaaaagaacagTACAAGAAATGagatcacaaattcacaatcgtcaatatgagaaagagagaaaaaccacAGAAACGCAGAAGAAATATATGTACTAAAATAGAAGATAACTAACCCCCAGCTTGAGCATTCGATGAAGCTGAACTACCAGCAACACTAAGTCTCTCTATCACAGCCTTCTCTTCTGCAAGTTTTTGTTCGGCAGCTTTGCGATCTGCTTCTTCCTTttcagctacttctttggctgCCTTTCTCTCAActtctttctttgcttcttcagctctgcttTTTGCTAACAcctaaatataaacaaaagagaaagagtttaaACAAACTGAGTAGCCGAAGgataacaaacaaattgttCAATCAACAAACACATACCTCAGCCTCTACACGAGCTTTTTCTTGACGTGTTCTCTCTTCTTGATGAGCCCTTTCTCTCCTCCTGGCTTCCTCCTCGCtccttatttttctttcttctatttgcgatttaattttatgttcaCGTTGGATTGCAGTCAGATGGGTATCAAGTGCTTCAGCACTAGAAAACAATAACAAGAAAAACTCATTACTTCCCAAAATTTTGAGACATTAGAATAAAGTAAATCACAGCATATGAACTAAATTGACAAGAAAATGTATTCCTGAAACTAGAATGCCAGTATCTTACACTTTACGCTGATATTGAAGATCAAGTTTCCGTTCTACTTCTTTTCGAGTTTCACTGTACTTTTCAACCCGGGCTAATGCAGAGCGAGACGTTTCAACCTCATTCATTATTTCCATTTCAACAACAGTTACTTGATTCCTAATGTCGTCCTGGTATCAAGAGATCCACAATCAATTAGTTAAGTACACCAATCGAAATAAAACATTCAACAATATGTACCTtgttatcaacaaaaaaacaattctacCCACCTTAATTTCGGTTTGGTGGTTGTTATTCACATCATATAGGGCACTCTCAGCCAGACCCATCTTATTCATCATATAGTCAGGTTCATGGTCAAACtcatcatcagattcatcaCTGTATGagcaacaaaaaacaacaaataaaatacatcAAACAACACTGAATACGactttcttaattttgaaacaaGCTACCAAGGACG
Coding sequences within:
- the LOC104743284 gene encoding cytochrome P450 71B2-like, coding for MALPLGFASAVVISSREAAEEVLKTNDLETCSRPKVMAARKLSYNLKDITFAHYSDSWRENRKVSMVELLNFKKLQSFKFIREEEMDFVVKKISNSALEQSLVAVDLSQIFMCLVANILCRSALGQNLHTNKFFDEKKIAKLVVQGSLATCHFGFSDFFPGKLENFADWLFQRKKGQLKRTFKELDDFYQHVIDDHLKSLDGPKSTDPSADIVTGMLDLVDKNGTTDMDQVKGVLMNIFLGGIDTIAIILIWAMTELIRNPRVMKKAQEEIRAVLGGKREKITEEDLEKVEYLKLIVKETLRLHPSVPSIPRESMSQLTIQGYDIPAKTWMYINVWAIGRDPKIWENPEDFIPERFINSAFNFKGQNFEFLPFGSGRRACPAVSMASTTLELCLLNMLYFFDWNLPNGMVGEDIDMGDVGNISFYKKEPLLLVPVKHH
- the LOC104739966 gene encoding cytochrome P450 71B28-like; amino-acid sequence: MSIFLIFLSLSLVLPLILIFLKPSKWKLPPGPRKLPIIGNLHQRRELNPRNRRDLSDKYGPVVLLRYGFVPVVVISSKEAAEEVVKIHDLECCSRPETAGTRRISYNFKDVGFAPYGEDWRAMRKLLVIELFSSKKLQSCRYIREEENDLCVKKLSGLATTRSPVKLDKTLFTLVGNIVCRIGFGLNLRGCEFVHEDSIVDLVDKSEAVIRESMFSDLFRGRFGRLIEWISGQNKRLNNLFSELDTFFQNILDDHLNKLRRESSDIIDVMIDMMKKQERNGDSFKLTIDHLKGMISDIFLAGVSTSATTLVWAMTELIRSPRVMKKVQDEIRTTLGDKKERITEEDLSQLDYFKLMVKEIYRLHPAAPLLLPREALSHIKIQGYDIPPKTHIIINAYAIARDPKLWENPDEFNPDRFLNCSIDYRGLNFELIPFGSGRRMCPGMTMGNTLVELGLLNLLYFFDWGLLEKEEAMEIITGNEVALDLVQVLHH
- the LOC104739967 gene encoding protein GLE1-like — its product is MGIVVEPRCPRNVDGISIDPEPNWNFHSLVSEIESVEKKLNAFSKFPQPITNSTSRMGRSGGGFVMHVSEDEMESDDEDEESEEEEEEEEEDKDYSQICTVGRRFACDEIYLSDESDDEFDHEPDYMMNKMGLAESALYDVNNNHQTEIKDDIRNQVTVVEMEIMNEVETSRSALARVEKYSETRKEVERKLDLQYQRKVAEALDTHLTAIQREHKIKSQIEERKIRSEEEARRRERAHQEERTRQEKARVEAEVLAKSRAEEAKKEVERKAAKEVAEKEEADRKAAEQKLAEEKAVIERLSVAGSSASSNAQAGGKSIQAAESALTLEKHRLKKLEELGAINQSLKSSSNQDFSSFEKHIARVIKQITGVKDNVSAKINEIVKIFKDPSCPVSISIATFAKKMVSTTDRNPFACSYVIVYVTSQFPQAMDILLAEFHKACIYTVPKHIVNSQTAWDSEAYERLSSIMRLYGALVQTDIRGGNATNIHGIEHGWAWLARFLNNISANNRVTATALNAFLQTAGFGLHQRYKSQFVKVVNVVREHFLQRLRAKKDTKDLQLIIADIMAYLDDKMYLKEPEGRTMKASLLSTEFTAGLDRPQNNNQYYQRNNYRDNYY